Within the Candidatus Fusobacterium pullicola genome, the region GGAAAAGTTGAATTTTTTGTAACTGGGGACAAAAAACTTTTTAAAAAAATAGCTGAACAGTTTTTAGAATTTGAAATAAAAAATATCTACCAAATTGATAAATAGAAAAGTTTTGAGGGTATTACACTTAAGTAACACCCTCATTTTTGAGTCTATTTTGAGTTTTATATAGCTTCTTTTAGTTGTTCCCCTTCAGTCTTAGCAATCACTAAAGTACAAACTGCATCTCCTGTAATGTTTATCATTGTTCTAAACATATCTACAAATCTATCTATTCCCATTACAAGTCCTATTCCCTCAAGAGGAAGTCCTACTTGTACAAGTACCATTCCTAACATTATAACCCCTACACCTGGAACACCTGCTGTTCCTATTGAGGCTAAAGTAGCTGTAACTATTATTGTTATATAGTTCCCCATTGTTAGATCTATCCCATATATTTGAGCTATAAATATAGTTGCAACCCCTTGCATAACTGCTGTTCCATCCATATTTATTGTATTTCCTAACGGAATTGTAAATGACGAAATCGCCTTTGATACTCCAAATGTTTCTTGCATAGCTTTTAATGAAGATGGTAAGCTAGCACTACTAGAAGCAGTAGAGAAACCTACCATCATTGTAGGAGCAAAATTCTTAAAAAACTTTATTGGATTATACTTTCCAAATACTACTAAAATACCTTGATAAGTAACTAAACAGTGAATGAATAGTATTATTACAACACCTATAAAGTACTTAAATAGTGGTAAAAGAGCCGCATAACCTAAAGTAGTAAAAGTCTTCGATATAAGTCCATAAACACCAAAAGGTGCAATTACCATTATCATCTCAACAAGTTTTAAACTTAGATTATTTCCCTCTTCAAATATTCTCTTTATATTACTAGCCTTATCTCCTAAAAGGGATAAAGCTACCCCAACTAAAATAGCAAAAATTATAATTTGTAACATATTTCCTGTAGCCATAGCTTCTACTGGATTAATAGGTATCATATCTAGTAGTATATCTACAAAGGGCTTTGTTTCAGATACAGTTACTTTAGAAACTGCAATCTCTCCTATATTAACTCCTTTACCCGGATTTATTATATTTCCACCAACTAGAGCTAATACTACTGCAAAAGCTGTTGTAGATAGATAAAATACTAAAGTTTTTATCCCTATTCTCCCTAATTTTGCAACATCTTCTATTCCAGCTGAACCTACAACTAATGAACATAAAACTAATGGTACAACTACCATTCTTATAGCTCTAATAAATCCATTTCCAAGTAGATTAAATACAAAGTCTATAATATACTTACTTACAAAAGGATTATCCTTTATTGGATGTAAAACTAACCCTGTAGTTATACCTAATATTAATGCTATAAAAATTTTTGTTGTTAGATTAATTTTTTTGTTCATTTTTCACTCTCCCCTATTGAAAATTATTTTTCTTTATATGTTTTTTTAAAAAAATTATATAAAAGATTATATCACAATTTTTTGAAAAATCAATAATTATTTTTAAAAAACTAAAAATATTTTTTTAAAAGGTTAAACTCTGCTCAATAAAAGTCTATCTCCTGCTCTTAATATTACATCTCCTCTTGGTATTATATCTTGATCTCCTCTTCTAATAGAGATAATATGCACACTTCTTGGAAGTGATAGATCTTTTATTGCCTTATCTACATACTCTGAATTTTTATCTATATATAGTTTCTTTATAGATAATTCTTCTAGTTCTTCTAAATCTATCTCTGTTGTCTCGTCATCTTCTCCCTCTTCAAATAGATTTAAGAATTTAGCTAATGGTTTTAAAGTCATTCCTTGAATGATTACAGAGAAAACTACAATATAGAATACCATATTGAAAATAGATTGTGATT harbors:
- a CDS encoding dicarboxylate/amino acid:cation symporter; protein product: MNKKINLTTKIFIALILGITTGLVLHPIKDNPFVSKYIIDFVFNLLGNGFIRAIRMVVVPLVLCSLVVGSAGIEDVAKLGRIGIKTLVFYLSTTAFAVVLALVGGNIINPGKGVNIGEIAVSKVTVSETKPFVDILLDMIPINPVEAMATGNMLQIIIFAILVGVALSLLGDKASNIKRIFEEGNNLSLKLVEMIMVIAPFGVYGLISKTFTTLGYAALLPLFKYFIGVVIILFIHCLVTYQGILVVFGKYNPIKFFKNFAPTMMVGFSTASSSASLPSSLKAMQETFGVSKAISSFTIPLGNTINMDGTAVMQGVATIFIAQIYGIDLTMGNYITIIVTATLASIGTAGVPGVGVIMLGMVLVQVGLPLEGIGLVMGIDRFVDMFRTMINITGDAVCTLVIAKTEGEQLKEAI